The Strix aluco isolate bStrAlu1 chromosome 1, bStrAlu1.hap1, whole genome shotgun sequence genome has a window encoding:
- the RAB18 gene encoding ras-related protein Rab-18, translated as MRGAGGERRGAAGRAGAGGAAQPAQGAAVGVWPGRAGRADGMDEDVLTTLKILIIGESGVGKSSLLLRFTDDTFDPELAATIGVDFKVKTISVDGNKAKLAIWDTAGQERFRTLTPSYYRGAQGVILVYDVTRRDTFVKLDNWLNELETYCTRNDIVKMLVGNKIDKENREVDRNEGLKFARKHSMLFIEASAKTCDGVQCAFEELVEKIIQTPGLWESESQNRGVKLSNKEEGYGGGGACGGYCSML; from the exons ATGCGCGGGGCAGGCGGCGAGAGgagaggggcggcggggcgcgcagGCGCAGGCGGTGCCGCGCAGCCTGCGCAGGGAGCGGCGGTTGGGGTttggccgggccgggccgggcgcgctGACGGGATGGACGAGGACGTGCTGACTACCCTGAAGATCCTCATCATCGGCGAGAGCGGCGTTGGCAAGTCCAG CCTTCTGCTGCGGTTCACAGATGATACATTCGACCCGGAACTTGCAGCAACGATTG gTGTGGACTTCAAGGTGAAAACTATTTCAGTTGATGGAAACAAAGCCAAACTGGCGATATGG GATACTGCAGGTCAGGAGCGGTTCAGAACATTAACCCCCAGTTACTATAGAGGTGCACAAGGTGTTATCCTTG TTTATGATGTCACGAGAAGAGATACTTTTGTCAAGCTGGATAACTGGTTAAATGAACTGGAAACCTACTGCACAAGGAATGACATAGTGAAAATGCTAGTTGGAAACAAGATTGATAAG GAAAACCGTGAAGTTGACAGAAATGAAGGTCTCaaatttgcaagaaaacattCCATGTTGTTCATAG AGGCAAGTGCAAAAACATGCGATGGTGTACAGTGTGCCTTTGAAGAACTTGTTGAAAAAATCATTCAGACTCCTGGACTGTGGGAGAGTGAGAGCCAAAACAGAGGTGTAAAGTTATCAAACAAGGAAGAAGGatatggaggaggaggagcatgTGGTGGATATTGTTCTATGTTATAA